From the genome of Raphanus sativus cultivar WK10039 unplaced genomic scaffold, ASM80110v3 Scaffold1113, whole genome shotgun sequence, one region includes:
- the LOC108805851 gene encoding histone-lysine N-methyltransferase, H3 lysine-9 specific SUVH3-like, which yields MEGVPGMNTVPNPNHYDKSIVLDVKPLRSLKPVFPNGNQGPPFVGVPPFGPSSSSSTGYSPFFPFGAQPPAQDTPDLNQTQYPPPPSFVPPLQSYRTPTTASNGPSSSTGAKRGRPKGSGNAKKKDKTVPKEPTLEVQVVKRFSGVFDSGISAAEREDGNGDLVSSVLMRFDAVRRRLSQVEYAKAATSKAAGSLMSNGVRTNMKKRVGTVPGIEVGDIFFSRIEMCLVGLHMQTMAGIDYITSKAAGADEEPLATSIVSAGRYDGEAQDPESLIYSGQGGNADKNKQASDQKLERGNLALERSLRKGNGVRVIRGEEDPASKTGKIYIYDGLYSISESWVEKGKSGCNTFKYKLVRQPGQPPAFGYWKAVHKWKEGLTPRTGLILPDLTSGVESKPVSLVNDVDDEKGPSYFTYISTLKHSESFRITQQHTSGCSCRGSCAPGDLNCSCIRQNGGDLPYLYGVMLVSRRPMVYECGPTCPCHASCKNKVIQTGLKFRMEVFKTGNRGWGLRSWDPIRAGSFICEYAGEVKDRGELRMEHEEDEFVFDTSRVYNSFKWNYEPALVDEDPSDEISEEFSLPSPLLISAKNFGNVARFMNHSCSPNVLWQPVIREGNGEPVVHIAFFAIRHIPPMAELTYDYGVSLASEARDGSVLHGKRHCNCGSVKCRGSFG from the coding sequence ATGGAAGGAGTACCAGGGATGAACACTGTTCCAAATCCTAACCATTATGACAAGTCCATAGTGCTAGATGTCAAACCGCTGAGAAGTTTGAAACCTGTTTTTCCAAATGGTAATCAAGGTCCACCTTTTGTTGGAGTTCCTCCCTTtggcccttcttcttcttcttctactggGTACTCACCTTTCTTCCCATTTGGAGCACAACCACCTGCACAAGATACTCCAGATCTCAACCAAACTCAGTACCCACCTCCTCCATCGTTTGTTCCACCTCTTCAGTCATACAGAACACCTACCACTGCATCAAATGGCCCTAGTAGCTCAACCGGAGCTAAAAGAGGTCGTCCCAAGGGAAGTGGCAACGCCAAGAAAAAGGACAAGACCGTCCCCAAAGAGCCTACTTTGGAGGTTCAGGTTGTGAAACGGTTCAGTGGAGTTTTCGACAGCGGGATCAGCGCAGCAGAGCGAGAAGATGGGAATGGGGACTTAGTAAGCAGCGTGCTGATGCGTTTCGATGCTGTTAGGAGGCGGTTAAGCCAGGTAGAGTACGCAAAGGCCGCGACTTCTAAAGCTGCAGGTTCTTTGATGAGCAATGGGGTGAGGACCAACATGAAGAAGAGAGTTGGAACGGTTCCTGGAATCGAAGTTGGAGATATCTTCTTTTCACGGATAGAGATGTGCTTAGTGGGTCTTCACATGCAGACAATGGCCGGCATTGACTATATAACAAGCAAGGCCGCTGGAGCAGATGAGGAGCCTCTAGCTACTAGCATTGTTTCGGCTGGACGTTACGACGGTGAGGCACAGGATCCTGAGTCTTTGATATACAGTGGACAAGGCGGGAATGCGGACAAGAACAAACAAGCGTCTGATCAGAAACTTGAGAGGGGGAATCTTGCGTTAGAGAGAAGCTTGAGGAAAGGGAATGGAGTGAGAGTGATAAGAGGAGAGGAGGATCCAGCTAGTAAAACAGGGAAGATTTATATCTATGATGGACTTTATTCGATCTCAGAGTCATGGGTAGAGAAAGGCAAGTCTGGTTGCAACACGTTTAAGTATAAACTGGTGAGACAGCCTGGTCAGCCACCTGCTTTTGGGTACTGGAAAGCTGTTCATAAGTGGAAAGAAGGTTTGACTCCGAGAACAGGACTTATCCTTCCGGATCTCACTTCAGGAGTTGAGAGCAAACCTGTTTCCCTTGTGAATGACGTTGATGATGAGAAGGGGCCTTCTTATTTTACTTACATCTCCACTCTCAAACACTCGGAATCCTTTAGAATAACACAGCAGCACACTTCTGGCTGTTCCTGTCGTGGCTCATGTGCACCGGGAGATCTAAACTGCTCTTGCATCCGACAGAACGGTGGTGATCTCCCTTACCTTTACGGCGTTATGCTTGTTTCCAGGAGACCGATGGTGTATGAATGTGGTCCAACGTGTCCATGTCACGCCAGTTGCAAAAACAAAGTGATTCAGACGGGACTGAAGTTCCGGATGGAAGTGTTTAAGACAGGGAACCGTGGTTGGGGTTTACGTTCGTGGGATCCCATTCGTGCTGGTTCTTTCATATGTGAATATGCTGGTGAGGTCAAAGACAGAGGGGAGCTCAGAATGGAGCATGAAGAGGACGAGTTTGTCTTTGACACATCGCGTGTTTATAACTCTTTTAAGTGGAACTATGAGCCTGCGTTAGTAGATGAGGATCCTTCAGATGAAATCTCCGAGGAGTTTAGTCTCCCGTCACCACTCCTGATCAGTGCTAAGAACTTTGGCAATGTAGCTCGGTTCATGAACCATAGCTGCTCCCCCAACGTTCTGTGGCAGCCAGTTATTCGTGAAGGAAACGGTGAACCTGTTGTTCACATTGCTTTCTTTGCCATCCGTCACATTCCTCCAATGGCTGAACTGACATATGATTATGGAGTCTCCCTTGCATCCGAGGCTAGAGATGGGAGTGTTTTACATGGAAAGAGGCACTGCAACTGTGGTTCTGTGAAATGCCGTGGTTCTTTTGGATGA